One region of Mus musculus strain C57BL/6J chromosome 15, GRCm38.p6 C57BL/6J genomic DNA includes:
- the Gm41291 gene encoding uncharacterized protein Gm41291 — protein sequence MTPGSGAAAGTVVGGDRAATPQAERIAANPHAGVGDRGPPPPRGEPKVPSLRSRPHAAATRRTRGGGDRVSPEAAAKRRRGASARTRCPPPAEQWRLRPRSTLRAEAGRVTWRLWAGHASHGAMGGAGRTLVLEWGLLELCGFGGLGRLGACEAGARNLTVELLQARAFWMLRGIQV from the coding sequence ATGACGCCGGGGAGCGGAGCCGCCGCTGGAACAGTCGTGGGAGGCGACAGGGCCGCGACACCTCAGGCCGAGCGCATCGCGGCCAACCCTCACGCCGGAGTAGGGGATAGAGGGCCGCCGCCGCCACGGGGAGAGCCAAAGGTTCCCAGTCTCCGCAGCCGGCCTCACGCCGCCGCCACCAGGAGGACACGGGGCGGCGGGGACAGAGTGTCTCCAGAGGCGGCCGCTAAGCGGCGTCGGGGCGCCAGCGCCAGGACCCGCTGTCCTCCCCCGGCGGAACAATGGCGGCTCCGGCCGCGATCCACGCTGCGCGCGGAGGCCGGTCGGGTCACGTGGAGGCTGTGGGCGGGGCATGCGTCACATGGGGCGATGGGCGGGGCCGGGCGGACTCTAGTCTTGGAGTGGGGTCTCCTTGAGCTGTGTGGGTTTGGAGGCTTGGGGCGACTCGGAGCTTGCGAAGCGGGAGCTAGAAATCTGACGGTGGAACTCCTTCAGGCTCGGGCTTTCTGGATGCTGAGAGGGATTCAGGTGTGA